The genomic region TTTGCCGAGGATGGCACGGCTTACTGTCGAGGGATGCACCTCGAGCCGGGAAGCTATCTCTTCAAGACCGAGCGGCCGCAGATGTTCCGGCCCCAGGATGAAGAAATCCGGCTGGGATTCAGTGATGGCACGGGCAACCTTGGTGACGGTGGTTCGCCGGTGGTCTATATCACGGATAAGCCGTGATGCATCCTGGATCTTTTCCTTGACGTACTGGGCCGTCGCCTTGTCGGCGGCGCTGCTGCCGGCTTCAGCCATCTCCTTGTAAAGGCGGCTAAGCCTGAGCGAAGGCAGGATCTCCCTGTTGGCCAGCACCCGCACCCGGCCGCTACGGTCTGGGCGGGCATAGATGTCCGGGATGATTATGGAAGCCGGCGGGCTGGTATCGAATAGTGAGCCGGGCGAGGGACAGAGGCTGCGGATCAGTTTGACTGCATGACGGACCCTGGCAGTGGAGACTGACAGGGTCCGGGCGATTTCAGCGTAAGCGCCGCTTGCCACCTGGGGCAGGAAATCCCGCGCGACGCGGACAGCGGTGTCGCCAGATTCCATCTGCTCCAGCTGATTTGCGAGGCATTCGGCGAGGTTGCGGGCGGCTACGCCCGGCGGGTCGAAATGCTGGACGAGGGTGAGCACTTCCTCTATCTCGCTCACAGGCCTGGCGATGGTCTCGGCCAGATCCGCCAGCGGCTCGCGAAGGTAGCCGTCTTCGTCGAGGCTGCCGATGATGGCCAGTCCGATCCGCCGCTGCCTGTCGTCGAAACTCTCCAGTTCCAGCTGCATGGTCAGATGCTCAGTAAGGGTGACCGGGCTGGCGGTGAGTTCTCCGGCTGCGGTAGCTTCACCACTACCGGAGTAGCTGCCACCCTCGCTCCGGTGTGTCCCGAGGTAGTCGTCCCATAATTCCCGCTCGGCTGCGTTGCCGTGCTCCTGGTCCATCTCGGATGGCTCCGGTATCTCCAGAGTCGGGTTCTCGACCAGCTCCTTTTGGATCAGCGCCTGGAGTTCCTGGGCGCCGAGGCGCAGGATGCTCAGGCTCTGGTAGAGCCTCGGTGAGAGCACCAGTTGCTGGCTTACCGACGGGGATGTCTTCAGGGCTGGTTTGAGTTCCATGAACGGGCTTTCGGATGCTGGTGCTTAAATCTCAAGCAGTCAGCCCGGAAGTATGGCTGGGGGGAACCTGTACGCATCCGGCTGCTAGACTGATTTTATATGCTGGTCATAGATTAATAAAGTCAGGATTCAATTGTAAATGCTGGGGGCGTAAAGTGAAACCGCCACACCTATGGCTTAATAGTGGGCCAGGCTGCCATCCCGCTTGGCCCTCCGGACCGCCAGGCGGAAGCAGAACAGGCTGATCGGCAGGGTGACGCAGGAGAATATCACCAGGGCCAGCAGGTCGCCGCCGACTTCACTGAAGCCGGCGCCCTGGAGCAGCGACAGGCGGATGGCATGCAGCGAGTACGTGATCGGGAACAGGTAGGACAGGCCTTGTAACCATTCCGGCAGGACGCTGATGGGATAGTAGACACCGCCCAGTAAGGTAGACGATGTTGACAGCGCGAAAGCGATGGGGTCGCCGCGCTTGAAGACCATGATGAAGCTGGCGGAGATGATGCCAAGGCTGGAGAATGCCACGACAGTCAGTATCAATGCCAGGAGGGCCGGGATTATGGCTGCTCCGGCAAAGCTGACTCCGAAGAAGAGGCCGCCTATCAGCAGATAGATGCCGACTCGCAGCGAGGTGAAGGCAAAGCTCCACTGGGAGGATGACAGGACAATATTGGAAAGACGTGTGGGGGTCACCAGCATGGCTTCCAGGGTGCCGATCATCTGTTCCGAGCGGATATTGTTGGCGAAGCTGCCAAGCCCGACGGAAAGGAAATTCGAGAAGGCGATGCCGATCAGCACGAAAGAGAAATAGTTGCCGCCGTATTCGCTCAGGCTGCTCTGCACTGACGGTGCTTCCCCCAGAAGCTTGGCCACGAAGTAGAACATGACCACCGAGAAGAAGATGCTCGCGAACTGCAGGACAAAGGAGAACCGGTAGCTGACTTCCATCAGGAAGTCCTTTTTCAGGAACGCCAGGGGTTTTCTGAAGGTCAACATGGCCTAGATATCCGTTTCCGGGTTCCAGCTGCTTGCAGGCTCGACCATCGACTGCTCCACCAGGTCGCGGAAAAAGTCTGAGAGCGAAGAATCTCCGGTCAGTTCCTTGACCGGGCCGCTGGCGAGCATGCCACCGTTGTACATGATCCCCACCCGGTCGCAGATCTGCTCGGCTTCAGCCAGGTGATGGGTGGCGATGACTACGGTCTTGCCGGCTGCCGCCAGCCGGTTGCGGATGAATTCGTGCAGTTGCCAGGCCGCGATAGGGTCGAGTCCCTTTGTCGGTTCATCCATGAAGAAGACTTCCGGGTCGGCCAGCAGGCCGCGGGCGAGGCCCATCCGCTGTTTCATTCCCGTGGAATATTCCTGGAATCGGCGGTCGGCGGCATCTGACATCTCGACGATCTCGAGGACCTCGCTGATCCGCTTCTGCGCTGTCTTTTTCGAGAGGCCGTGGAGTGCCGCGAAAAAATCGAGGTTCTGACGACCACTCAGACGCCAGTAGAAACTGCGTTCCTCGCTGGAGATGAGGGCGATGCGGGATTTCACCTTCGCCTGCTGTCGCGCGAGGTCGAAACCGCAGATGCTGGCGCTGCCCGAAGTCGGCAGAAGCAGGGTGCAGAGCATCTTGGTTAGCGTAGTCTTGCCGGCGCCGTTCGGCCCCAGCAGTCCGAAGATCTCACCGCGCTCAATAGACAGGCTGATGTCCCTGACTGCGGTGAATACGGTCTTGTCCAAGGGTCTGCG from Actinomycetota bacterium harbors:
- the rpoN gene encoding RNA polymerase factor sigma-54, producing MELKPALKTSPSVSQQLVLSPRLYQSLSILRLGAQELQALIQKELVENPTLEIPEPSEMDQEHGNAAERELWDDYLGTHRSEGGSYSGSGEATAAGELTASPVTLTEHLTMQLELESFDDRQRRIGLAIIGSLDEDGYLREPLADLAETIARPVSEIEEVLTLVQHFDPPGVAARNLAECLANQLEQMESGDTAVRVARDFLPQVASGAYAEIARTLSVSTARVRHAVKLIRSLCPSPGSLFDTSPPASIIIPDIYARPDRSGRVRVLANREILPSLRLSRLYKEMAEAGSSAADKATAQYVKEKIQDASRLIRDIDHRRTTVTKVARAITESQPDFFILGPEHLRPLGLEEIASRLEVHPSTVSRAILGKYMSTPYGIFEFRYFFSAGYATSCGEGLSATAVKKRMKGMIDSEDPGHPLSDQKLVDKLHEVGLDISRRTVAKYREALGIPASWERKKAK
- a CDS encoding ABC transporter ATP-binding protein translates to MDKTVFTAVRDISLSIERGEIFGLLGPNGAGKTTLTKMLCTLLLPTSGSASICGFDLARQQAKVKSRIALISSEERSFYWRLSGRQNLDFFAALHGLSKKTAQKRISEVLEIVEMSDAADRRFQEYSTGMKQRMGLARGLLADPEVFFMDEPTKGLDPIAAWQLHEFIRNRLAAAGKTVVIATHHLAEAEQICDRVGIMYNGGMLASGPVKELTGDSSLSDFFRDLVEQSMVEPASSWNPETDI
- a CDS encoding ABC transporter permease; amino-acid sequence: MLTFRKPLAFLKKDFLMEVSYRFSFVLQFASIFFSVVMFYFVAKLLGEAPSVQSSLSEYGGNYFSFVLIGIAFSNFLSVGLGSFANNIRSEQMIGTLEAMLVTPTRLSNIVLSSSQWSFAFTSLRVGIYLLIGGLFFGVSFAGAAIIPALLALILTVVAFSSLGIISASFIMVFKRGDPIAFALSTSSTLLGGVYYPISVLPEWLQGLSYLFPITYSLHAIRLSLLQGAGFSEVGGDLLALVIFSCVTLPISLFCFRLAVRRAKRDGSLAHY